Within the Candidatus Ruthia endofausta genome, the region AGTGATATCACGACTTGGGTCAACACGTGTACTTAATGCCCAAATCACTTCTTTCCAATTCTTAACATCAATGTCATCATCAACAACAATCACAAATTTGGTATACATAAATTGACGTAAGAACGACCAAATGCCCATCATTACACGCTTGGCATGCCCTGAGTATTGCTTTTTAATGCTAACAGTTGCCATTCTATATGAGCAAGCTTCAGGTGGTAAGTAAAAATCTATAATCTCTGGAAATTGTTGTTGTAAAAGTGGTACAAACACCTCGTTTAATGCTACACCTAATATAGCAGATTCATCAATGGGCTTGCCTGTATAGGTGGAGTGATAAATGGGATTAATTCTAGTGGTTATTCTTTCTATTGTAAAGACAGGGAACTTTTCTACTTCGTTATAATAACCAGTGTGATCACCAAAAGGACCTTCATTTGCTATCTCATTTGGATGGATAACACCTTCTAGAATAATCTCAGCATTTTCAGGGACTTGTAAATCATTACCTAAACAAGTACAAACCTTGGTTTTTTTGCCTCGTAGAAGTCCAGCAAAGCCGTATTCACTTAATGCATCAGGAATAGGGGTGACTGCTGCCAGTGTTGTGGCGGGGTCAGCCCCAAGTGCCACAGCAATTGGAAAAGGCTCGTTGGGATTTTCTCCACACCAGTCTTTAAAATCGAGCGCACCGCCACGATGCGACAGCCAACGCATAATGAGTTTATTTTTTCCAAGAACTTGCTGGCGATAAATGCCTAAATTTTGCCGTTTTTTATATGGTCCTTTGGTGATGGTTACTCCCCAAGTAAGTAGTGGTGCAGCGTCTTTAGGCCAACAAGTTTGAATGGGTAATTTAGATAAATCAACTTCATCTCCCTCAATAACCACCGCTTGGCACTGGCCTTTTTTAACCAATTTAACAGGCATATTAAGTACTTTTTTTAGCGTGGGTAATTTTTTAATGGCATCTTTAAACCCCTTAGGCGGTTCAGGTTGTTTCAATTTAGCTAGTAGTTTTCCCAATTTTCTTAATGCAGTTAAGTCTTTTTGCCCCATAGCGGCAGCAACACGTTTTGTCGTGCCAAATAAATTTACCAATACTGGCATGTTTGAATTTTTAACATTTTCAAACAAAAGTGCAGGACCTTGTTTATCCAGTGTTCGGCGACAAATCTCAGTAATTTCTAAATGGGCATCAACTTGTATTTGAATGCGTTTGAGCTGCCCTTGTTTTTCTAATTCAGTGATAAATTCTCGTAAATCTTGATATTGCATTGATGATTGCCTTAAATTAGTTAAATTTTTTCAAAGTAATTTGTGTGCGCTGCCAGTTCTTGTTCATTTGCATAAACAACTTTGATTTTGCCAATGGCACGTTCTACTCGAATAATGTTATTAGTACTATTGGCTTGCTCGTTGGCGGTTTCCTCATTGCCAAATAAAGTAGATTGTCCACCAGTCATTGCCAGATAAACTTGTGCTAAAATTTTCGCATCTAGTAGTGCGCCATGTACAGTTCTTGCACTTGAGTCGATTTTAAATCGTCGGCATAAGGAGTCGAGATTGTGCAATGTGCCAGGTCGTTGTTGTTTAGAAAGTTCTAATGAGTCAATAATGCTACATTTATCCTCAATGCGCTCATTAATGTCTATAAGTTTAAGTTCATGGTTTAGAAAAGCAAGGTCAAATGGGGCGTTGTGAATGATGAGTGTTGCACCTTCAATATAAGTTAAAAACGTTTTAACAATAGCTTCAAATTTAGGCTTATCTGTTAAGAATTTATCAGTAATGCCATGAATTCGTACCGAATCGCCAACATTACGACTGGGCTGTATGTACTTATGATATTCATTATTTTCAGTGATTTGTCTGTCTACAATTTCTGTACAACCAATTTCAATGATGCGATGACCTTCAGAAGGTTCAATGCCCGTGGTCTCAGTATCTAGTACAATTACTCTTTCCATCGAATATTCCTTGAACTTATTTTATCGTGTAAAATTATTCGATTTTATCATAAATAAAATTGTAAATATTATGGCAAGAGTAACAGTTGAAGAATGTTTAGAACATGTAGAAAATCGCTTTGAGTTGGTATTGGTTGCGGCAAAGCGTGCACATCAATTAAGTTCTGGTGGTTATAAATCACTATTAGATGCAGGCAAAGACAAGCCAACAGTAGTGGCATTAAGAGAGATTGAGGCAGGGCTTATTGATGCTTCAATTTTAAGTGAAACTTATGAAATAGAAGAGCAATTATCAGCACAGCAAAAAGTAGCGGATAGCGCAAAGATGTCTGAAATTGAAGATGAATTATCAACAACAGTGGTTGATAAAGTTGCTGATAAGATGACAGAAATTAAACAGTAATTAACGTTTAGGATTTTTTTCGTCACTTTATTTTAGATAAAAATGGGCTCAATCATAAAGCATTCAATTTGAAAACAAAAGGCGTTGTGCCGATGATTGATTTTGCTCGGGTTTATGTTTTGTCATCAGCGGTATCTGCAGTTAATACGCAGGATAGGCTTAGAGAACTAATTGACCAAAAAGGCTTGAGTGGTTTAGGCGGTTGAGATTCAATTGAGGCGTATAAATTTATTAATTCTGTACGTATTAAAACACCAGGTACGTCAAAAATTAAAGAGGGGCGTGATGTGGATAATTATGCACTGCCTGAAGAGATATCTTCACTGGATATAAAGCATTTGAAATATGTCTTCCATATTGTGGGACAAATGCAAAGCGCGATGGTTTCTCAATATAAAACTGCTTTACTATGATTGAAAAGATTCATCGTCTTTTTCCAGAAAGATATCGCCAATATTTGCTCAATAATGATGAATTGCCTAATGCACTAAAACATTATTTGTCTTACCCTCTTATTAGTAAGCAAACACTGATTAAAGATATTGAATTTTTAGTGCTTGATTTCGAAACCACAGGGCTGAGTGCTAAATAAGATAGAATTGTTAGTGGGATATATACACTTTGATTAAGGGTTTGTATTTATCTTTAAAAGACAGTGCTCATGTTTTGGTCAGAGCCTAAACGTTTATTAACGAAGCGTGTTGGCAACTATATCATTTTGACAACTTACCAATGAGAATAGTAGATACTTTAAAAATTAAAACCAGAAAACGTATCATTAATCAAACCCGTATTAATGCCGAGAGTTTAAGATTGTTTTCACCTAGAAATCAATACAACTTGCCTTATTATAAAGCCCATAATACCATGCAAAATACCATTTCAACAGCAGAGTTGTTTTCTAGCCCAAGTGGCTTATATGAGTAATATTGACACCAATTGGGCGAATTGATTATCTAGAGATGATGTGTCTGAACGTAATTCTCTAGGTATGATTAACTTTTTTTATTTCTTAAAGCAACCACTATGTATCCAATTATCAAACCTAGTAAGCCACCCATATGTGATGAAGCAACTTATGAATTAATGTATCAAAATTCAATTGATGATAGTGATTCATTTTGGGCGCAACAAGCCAAAGCATTCCTAGACTGGGATAAGGATTGGACGCAAGTCTCCAATGTTGATTATACAAAAGGTCAAATTGAATGGTTTAAGGGTGGCGAGTTAAATGTTGCTTACAACTGCATTGATAGACACTTACCAAAGCGTGCAAACCAAACAACCATTATTTGGGAAAGTGATGACCCTGAGGTGAGTCAATATATTACTTATCAACAACTTCATGACGAAGTGGCAAAACTTAGCAATGGTCTTAAAGCATTAGGAGTTGAAAAAGGCGATCGAATTTGTATTTATATGCCGATGATTTTACAAACAAGTTACGCTATGTTGGCTTGTGCTCGTATTGGTGCTATTCACTCTGTGGTATTTGCTGGCTTTTCACCAGAAGCATTAAAAGATAGAATTTTAGACTCTGAGTGTAAGATTGTTATCACCGCTGATGAAGGCATGCGCGGCGGTAAAGCCACTGCACTAAAGACAAATGTTGATCAAGCAGTTAGTGAGTGCGATTGTGTTGATAAAGTGATTGTGGTAAAGCGTACAGGTGGTGATGTTAATTGGAACGATAGAGATGTTTGGTACCATGATTTAGTTGCTGATGTTTCAGCCGAATGTCCATGTGAGTCATTTGATGCTGAAACACCGCTGTTCATTCTTTACACTTCTGGTTCCACTGGGAAGCCCAAAGGCGTGTTGCATACCTCAGGTGGTTATTTGCTTTATGCTGCGATGACGTATCAATATGTTTTTGATTATCAAGGAGGTGATGTGTATTGGTGCACAGCAGATGTTGGTTGGATAACAGGGCATTCCTACATTGTTTATGGGCCACTTGCAAATGGCGCAACTACATTAATGTTTGAAGGCATTCCAACCTATCCTGACGCCTCACGTTTTTGGCAAGTTATTGATAAACATCAAGTCAATAGTTTTTACACTGCACCGACAGCAATTCGCGCACTAATGGGTGCTGGTGATAGACATGTTACTAATACCTCACGTTCAAGTTTACGTATTTTGGGTACAGTTGGCGAGCCTATTAATCCTAAAGTGTGGGAGTGGTATTATCACACTATTGGAAAAGGCAAGTGCCCTATTGTTGATACTTGGTGGCAAACAGAAACAGGTGGTCATATGATTACACCTTTGCCTTATGCAACCGCACTTAAGCCTGGGTCAGCCAGCAAGCCATTTTTTGGTATCGAGCCACAAGTTGTGAATGAGAAAGGTGAAATATTAACAGGTGAAGCCGAGGGTATTTTAGTACTAGCAAGGTCTTGGCCAGGGCAAATGCGCACTTTGTATAACAATCATCAGCGTTTTATGGAGGCTTATTTTTTCACTTTCCCAGGCAAGTACTTTGCAGGTGATGGTGTTAGGCGCGATGCTGATGGTTATTATTGGATTACTGGACGCGTAGATGATGTACTTAATATTTCCGGACATCGCCTAGGTACAGCAGAGATTGAATCTGCACTGGTTTTACATGATGGTGTTTCAGAGGCTGCAGTGGTAGGCTATCCTCACGATATTAAAGGCCAGGGTATTTATGCTTATGTATCAATTATGAATGACGTTGAACTAACAGATGAGTTTAAAGCTGAATTGGTCAAATTAGTACGCCGTGAAATTGGACCTATTGCTACGGTGGATAAAATTCAATTTGCATCAGGTTTGCCAAAAACGCGCAGTGGTAAAATTATGCGTAGAATTTTAAGAAAAATTGCACAAAATGATTATGATAATTTGGGCGATATTTCAACCTTGACAGAACCAAAAGTTGTTGAAGATTTGATTAAAAATAGAGTCATTTAAGGTTTAAAAATAACAACACTAAGTTATTAGTGCTACTTAGTGTTGTTATTTTTTTATGAATGGCATTACTTAGCAGTTAATACTTCCTGAAAACCTTGCTTAATTTTATCTTTAAGACTTAACATGCATTGTTGATGATAACTCGTTTGCATATTGTTATCTAATGAAATAACTTTGCCAAATACTTTGTATTCTAAGTCTATGATATTTTTAATATTATCACAGTAGTTTTGTATTTCTTCAGCAGTGTAAGAGATTAAGGTTGCCACACCAATAGCAGGCACAATAAGCCCTGTTATAGCAATGCCTGCTGAGGTTTCTTTTAATTTTTTAATGCGGGTAATGTTTTTTGTGACTGTGTTTTTATTTTGCTCTTCAAAGATATTTTTTAAATATTTAAGCCTTTCATCAGAGATTCGTAATTTTTCTTGAGTTGAAGTTAGTGAACTTTTTAAGGTTTTTACCTTGCTTCTTGTATCATTTATTTGTAAAATTTCATCATTTAAAACATGGCCTTTACTGGTTGCTAATGCAAGTTTATCTTGTATTTTTTTTAATTCTGAACGCGTTTTGATTAGTTGGTTATTGAGACTTTCCAGTGCATCTGTACTACCTGTGGTGGTAAAAGATTCTACAACTTGCTTAGTATTGTTAGGTTGAAGTGCTGTCAGTTTGGTGTTGTATTCTTGTACAAGATTGCTGATTTCATTGTTAAGTTTAATAACTTGGTTATTGTGAATAAAATAACCAACAAGTAGAGCGATTGTTAAAAAAATTGAGCTAAATAATGATTTATTTTCCATAATAACTTCTCAAAAAATTAAGGCATGTAAATATTCTTACTTTAGCCACTTAGCAGCTTGCTTGGCATAATAAGTTAAAATACCATCAGCGCCAGCACGCTTGAACGCCAACAAAGTTTCTAATACCACTTGTTCTTCCTTGAGCCAATTGTTTTGTACAGCCGCTTTTAACATAGCATATTCACCACTCACATGATAAGCAAAGGTGGGCATGCCAAAGGTTTGCTTGACTCGATAAATAATATCCAAGTAGGGCAATCCAGGTTTAATCATGACCATATCCGCACCTTCATCAATATCTAAACCCACTTCACGAATAGCTTCATTAGAATTAGCAGGATCCATTTGGTAAGTTTCTTTGTTAGATGCACCTAAATTAGCCAGAGAGCCAACGACGTCCCTAAATGGAGCATAATAATGGGAGGCATATTTTGCAGAATAAGCCAAAATATTCGTATGAATAAACCCATTGTCTTCAAGTGCTTTGCGAATGGCACCTATGCGCCCATCCATCATGTCACTTGGTGCCACGATATCACTACCAGCTTGTGTATGGGATAAGGCTTGTCTTACTAAGACTTCAATGGTTTCATCGTTAAGCACGTAGCCATCATTATTAGTCAAGCCATCTTGACCATGCGTGGTAAATGGATCAAGTGCTATATCAGTAATCACCGCTAAGTTTGAATATTTTTGTTTGATGGCGCGTATAGCGCGTTGTGCCAAACCGTCTGAATTAAATGCTTCTTGTGCATCTAATGATTTTTTTTCTGTCGAAACAACAGGGAAAAGTGCGATGGCTTGAATGCCCAATTCAATCAATTCAGCCGCTTCAATTAATAATTGATCAATGCTCAAACGTTCAATATCTGGCATTGAATCAATACTTTGTCGTTTATTTTTACCTTCAATGATAAAAATTGGAAAGATCAAATCACTGCTTGTTAGGCTGTTTTCACGCATTAATTTACGGGTATGTGCGTGTTTTCTCATACGGCGCGGTCTATGGGTTAAAATTGTCATTTTTGAATTTCAATTTATAATATTTCCATCAATTATACCTCAATGAGCCAATCAAGCAAAACCTTAAAAAATATGTCAAACGTTAATGAAGCGTTTATCAAGCCATTTCCTAACTCCAATAAGATTTATGTGCAAGGATCGCGCAAAGATATTCAAGTGTCTATGCGTGAAATTATACTCACAGATACCATTGGCGAGTTGGCAGAAAAGAATGCCCCCATTCATGTTTATGACACCTCAGGTGTTTACACCGACCCTAATGTTAAAATTAATTTGCGCAAAGGTCTTGGTAATATTAGAGCTACTTGGATTGAACAGCGAAACGACACTGAAATATTAACCAAATTGAGCTCTAATTTTTCTAATGAACGCCGAGAGGATGCACAATTAGATGTGTTACGCTTCGAGCACCTGCAAGTGCCACGTCGCGCTAAAAATACTAAAAACGTATCACAAATGCGTTATGCTAAACAAGGTATTATCACCCCTGAAATGGAATACATTGCCATTCGTGAAAATTGTAAATGGCAAGAATACAAAGATCAAATTGGCCAGCACGAAGGTGAGAGTTTTGGTGCTAATATTCCTGATGTAATCACACCTGGGTTTGTGCGCGATGAAGTCGCCAGAGGACGTGCGGTAATTCCTGCTAATATCAATCATCCAGAAACAGAGCCGATGATTATTGGTCGTAATTTTATGGTTAAAATTAATGGTAATATCGGCAATTCTGCACTGGGTTCAAGTATTGAACAAGAAGTTGATAAAATGGTGTGGGGTATTCGTTGGGGTGCAGATACCATTATGGACCTCTCAACTGGTAAAAATATCCATGAAACTCGTGAATGGATTATTCGAAATTCACCTGTACCTATCGGCACTGTGCCTATTTATCAAGCATTAGAAAAAGTTAATGGTATCGCTGAGGATTTAACTTGGGAAGTGTTTCGTGACACCTTAATTGAGCAAGCTGAGCAGGGGGTAGATTATTTCACCATTCATGCAGGCGTGCGCTTGCAACATGTGCCACTGACTATTAATCGTATCACAGGTATTGTATCTCGTGGTGGCTCAATTATGGCAAAGTGGTGTTTAGCACACCACACAGAGAATTTCATTTATACACATTTTGAAGATATTTGTGAGATTATGAAACAATACGATGTTACTTTTTCATTAGGCGATGGTCTGCGTCCAGGTTGTATTGCTGATGCCAATGATGCGGCTCAATTCGGTGAGTTAGAAACCTTAGGGGAGCTTACCAAGATTGCTTGGAAGCACGATGTACAAACTTTTATTGAGGGTCCTGGCCACGTACCAATGCAAATGATTAAAAATAATATGGATAAACAATTGCATGAGTGTAGTGAAGCACCATTTTATACACTTGGCCCACTAACAACTGATATTGCACCAGGTTATGATCACATTACCAGTGCCATAGGTGCGGCACAAATTGGTTGGTATGGCTGTGCCATGTTATGCTACGTTACCCCAAAAGAACATTTGGGCTTGCCCAATCAAGACGATGTTAAACAAGGCATTATCGCTTACAAAATTGCAGCCCATGCGGCTGATTTAGCTAAAGGGCATCCAGGTGCACAAATTCGCGATAATGCCCTTTCTAAAGCACGTTTTGAATTCAGATGGGAAGATCAGTTTAATTTAGGTCTAGATCCAGATACAGCGCGTAAATACCATGATGAAACCATGCCCAAACAAGCAGCAAAAACTTCACATTTTTGTTCTATGTGTGGTCCTAAATTCTGCTCCATGAAAATTACTCAAGAGATTAAAACCATGGACGTAGAAGAAATTGCTAAGATTAATGCCATTCAAGTAGAAATGGATAAAAAATCGGTAGAATTTTTAAATAACGACAGTGAAATTTATATGAAAAAAGGTGCTTAAATTTTTTGTCAATTTAATTAAAAAGTGACTCTTAATTTGTTTGAATGCTGTTTAAAAGATTTTAAGATTTAAAACAGCATTAGCCTTAAGAATTTAGGTTTTTGCAATGACAGCGGTTGTGCTTAGTTTGAAACACAAAAAATCCTTTTAAGACATTTGCTTTTCCTTGTTTTATAGCTTGTATGTAGGCACTTTCAGTAATGTTAAAAATAGTAACATTACTGCTTTTCACTGTCTTCGGTATTGTAACAACTTATTTTTTATATTGTAAATTTAAAATCACAAGGTAAAAGGTTTCTTGATTAATTGCAATGTGTTTTCAACTGCACCCTGCTTACTATAAAGGTATTGTTGAGCGTTGTTGCCCAATACTTTGCATTGTTTTTTATCATTTAATAGCGCCATTATTTTTTTAAATAAACCCTCTACATTTTGAATTTGAATAGCAGCGTTTTGTTTTAATAAATCTGATGATATTTCGGTAAAGTTAAATACATTAGGACCAAATATAATAGGCTTGGCAAAGGCAGCGGGTTCAAGCATATTATGTCCACCAGTATTGCTTAAACTGCCCCCCATGAAAACAATATCAGCAATATCAAAGTAAGACATCATTTCACCCATAGAATCGCCTAAAAGAATTTGAGCATTTTGGGCAAGTTGGTTTTCTGAGCGACGAACAACATTGAGATTGGCGTTCTTAGCTGATTTATAAACTGCATTGAAACGTTCTGGATGCCTTGGAATAATAACAAGCAAGGCATCAATAGTGTGCTTATGTTTTGAATATTCATTAATAATTTGCGCCTCTTCATTTTCATGAGTGCTGGCAAAAATAACAATTTTACGTCTACCAATTATCGCTTGTAATGCATTACTTATTGTTGTGTCGGGCTTTGTATTTTGATCAAATTTAATATTACCAGTTATGATTACATTATTATTCTTGGCGCCTAATTCAATAAAACGATTAGCAGAATTTTGATTTTGAGCAACAATCAAAGTGAGCTTGTTTAAGGTTGGTTTAATTAAATTGGCGGTAAATCTTTGATATTTTTCTTTTGATTGTTGTGATAATCTGGCATTGATAAGCAGTGTTGGAATGTTATTTTTGTTGAGTTCATGAATTAGATTAGGCCAAATTTCTGTTTCTAGTAATAGGCATATTTTTGGGTTAATTTTTTTAATATAATATTTAACAATTAGTGGTAGGTCATAAGGAAAATAAAGGTGAAATACCTTATTTTGATAATGACTAATCACTGCATCAGAGCCTGTAGGTGTGGTTGTGGTAATTAATAATCGATGATTAGGGTATTGTTTAATAAGTTGGTCGATAATAACAATGGCTGCTTTAAATTCACCCATGGAAACACAATGTACCCAAATAACAGGTACTTGGATTTTAGCAATTAAGCCGAGTCGCTCGTTAATCCTTTGCCTAAATTTAGGTGTTCTTATGCCTTTAATCATTAACCTTAAAATTATAAAGGGCAATAAAAGATATCCTATGATGTTGTAGAAGCTTTGGTTCATTTTGGCAGTGGTATAATACAGTCCATTGTATTTTAGCGGTTTTGAAGTCCTTTATGAAATTTGTTGATTCTGCCAGTATTCGTATTGAGGCTGGCAAAGGTGGGGCGGGGTGTTTGGGCTTTCGTAGAGAGAAATATATTCCTGATGGTGGTCCTGACGGCGGTGACGGCGGTGACGGTGGCCATGTGTATTTTCAAGGAGAAGAAGGGTTAAACACGCTTAGTGAATTTCGTTTTAAGCGTTTATTTAGGGCGAAAAATGGACAATCTGGGTCGGGTCAAAACAAGCGTGGAAAGTCAGCACAACATCTAACAGTTGAAATTCCATTGGGCACTAAAGTTTATGACCTTGAAACCGATGAGTTAATTGGTGAGATGGTTGAACATGAGCAAATCATGCTAGTTGCTAAAGGCGGCTTTCATGGTTTGGGCAATGCACGGTTTAAATCTAGCATTAATCGTGCACCACGTAAAACCACATCAGGTTCGCCAGGTGAAGTGCGTGAGATTGGCTTAGAATTAAGCATCATGGCTGATATTGGTCTTTTGGGTATGCCTAATGCGGGTAAATCAAGTCTAATTAGGCAAATTTCAAGTGCAAGGCCTAAGGTGGCTGATTATCCATTTACCACGTTACATCCTTCGCTAGGTGTGGTGTCTTATTGTAATGAGCATATTGTCATGGCAGACATTCCAGGGCTGATTGAAAATGCCAGCGAGGGTCTGGGTTTGGGGTTTAAATTTTTAAAGCACTTATCGCGTGCAAAAGTATTGTTGCATGTTGTGGATATCTTGCCAGCTGATGGGTCTGATCCAGTTGAGAATTTTTTAACCATTGAAAAAGAGTTAAAAAAATATGATCAAGGACTGTCCAGCAAGCCAAGATTATTAGCGATTAACAAAATGGATTTGTTGCCAGAGGGGGATAGAGATACTATGGTTCAAAGTTTATTAAAGAGCACTCGTCACAAGGGAAAGGTTTATGGCATCTCAGCTTTAAACGGCTTGGGTTGTAAAGATTTAGTAGTTGGATTGTTTAAATTGGTGAAAGAAAAATGAGTAAGCAGAGGTGGATAATTAAAATTGGGTCTGCGCTTTTAACCAATAATGGTACAGGTTTAGATAAAGTTTTTATTGCTTCCTGGGTAAAGCAAATCAAAGAATTAGCCCAACAAAAAATTGATATTATTTTGGTTTCAAGTGGTGCAATTGCTGAGGGTATGAAGCGTTTAGGTTGGAATAAACGTCCTGAAAATATACACAAATTACAAGCAGCGGCGGCGGTAGGTCAGATGGGCTTAGTACAAACTTATGAAACTTTATTTGCCCAGTATAATATTCATACCGCACAAGTGCTGTTAACACATGACAATTTAGCTAATACTGATCAAAGAGATAATATTTCTGCCACTTTAAACACATTACTAAGTCTTGGCACAGTACCAATTGTAAATGAGAATGACACGGTTGCTACAGATGAAATTAAATTCGGTGATAATGACACTTTAGCGGCATTGATAGCAAACTTGGTAGGTGCAACCCAATTGGTTATTTTGACAGACCAAGGTGGTGTTTATGATGCTGATCCACGCCAAAATACTAATGCCAAGTTGATTGACAAAATCCATGTGAACGACAAAAGATTAACACAAGTCGCCAGTAGGGCAGGTGGCTCGCTGGGTTCTGGTGGTATGTATACCAAAGTATTAGCCTCTAAAACAGCCGCTAAATCAAATGTGACTACTATTATTGCCTCAGGCAGACAAGCCAATGTTTTGTCTAAATTGGGTGCGGGTGAACGTATTGGAACATTGATTCATTGTTAGCATATATTGGATTAGGGTCGAATCTTAACCACCCTAAAAAACAAATTAAAAATGCGCTGATTGCGCTCAATTCTACTAAAGATGTTAAGGTGGTGAGTTTATCAAGTTTATATCAATCCAAGCCGATTGACAATTCAAAGCAACCTGATTATATTAATGCCATGTGTCAAGTTGATACGTATTTAACTGCATTAGAATTGTTGTATATTTGTCAAGATATTGAGATTAAACAGCATCGCGTACGCGAGAAAAAATGGAGCGCAAGAACGATTGACTTGGATATTATTATTTATGGTGTGCAAGTGATTGCTTCTAAACAATTGATTGTTCCACATCCGCAAATGATGAATAGAGCGTTTGTATTAGTGCCACTAGCAGAATTAGAGCCTCATTTGAAGGTGCCAGTTTTAGGAGCTATTCAGGATTTGATTGCTAAACTAGACATCAGTAAATTGGTTAAATTATGAACATTAAAGCGCTAAAGACTTTTAAACAATCTGGCGAGAAAATTGCTTGTTTAACTGCTTATGACGCTTCATTTGCATCAGTTTTTGATATGTGTGGTATTGATATTGTTTTAATAGGAGACTCGCTCGGTAATGTTATCCAAGGTGGTGAAAATACATTAGGTGTAAGTATGGATGACATGATTTACCATACGCAAGCGGTTGCCAAGGGTGCAAAAAATACATTAAGAATTGTAGACATGCCTTATCAAAGCTATACCAATACTAAACAAACCTTAACAAACGCCAAGCGTTTAATAATGGCAGGTGCACAAATGGTAAAACTTGAAGGCGGATGTGAACATGAAGCGTCTTTTAAAATTTTGCAAGATAACGACATTTCTGTTTGTGGGCACTTAGGTTTGCAACCACAATCGGTAATAGAAATGGGTGGCTATAAAGTGCAAGGTAGAGAGAAGCAAAGCGCTGATAAAATTACTAAAGATGCTTTGGCTTTGGCATCTTGGGATGTTAAAGCAATCGTACTAGAATGCATCCCTGCTGAACTGGCTAAACAAGTGTCACAATCTTTAAGTATTCCTACTATTGGTATTGGTGCTGGTGTAA harbors:
- the ubiD gene encoding 4-hydroxy-3-polyprenylbenzoate decarboxylase, producing MQYQDLREFITELEKQGQLKRIQIQVDAHLEITEICRRTLDKQGPALLFENVKNSNMPVLVNLFGTTKRVAAAMGQKDLTALRKLGKLLAKLKQPEPPKGFKDAIKKLPTLKKVLNMPVKLVKKGQCQAVVIEGDEVDLSKLPIQTCWPKDAAPLLTWGVTITKGPYKKRQNLGIYRQQVLGKNKLIMRWLSHRGGALDFKDWCGENPNEPFPIAVALGADPATTLAAVTPIPDALSEYGFAGLLRGKKTKVCTCLGNDLQVPENAEIILEGVIHPNEIANEGPFGDHTGYYNEVEKFPVFTIERITTRINPIYHSTYTGKPIDESAILGVALNEVFVPLLQQQFPEIIDFYLPPEACSYRMATVSIKKQYSGHAKRVMMGIWSFLRQFMYTKFVIVVDDDIDVKNWKEVIWALSTRVDPSRDITLIDNTPIDYLDFASPVSGLGSKMGIDATNKLAGETNREWGEPIEMDKDVVQKIDAIWHELGID
- the hemB gene encoding porphobilinogen synthase, with translation MTILTHRPRRMRKHAHTRKLMRENSLTSSDLIFPIFIIEGKNKRQSIDSMPDIERLSIDQLLIEAAELIELGIQAIALFPVVSTEKKSLDAQEAFNSDGLAQRAIRAIKQKYSNLAVITDIALDPFTTHGQDGLTNNDGYVLNDETIEVLVRQALSHTQAGSDIVAPSDMMDGRIGAIRKALEDNGFIHTNILAYSAKYASHYYAPFRDVVGSLANLGASNKETYQMDPANSNEAIREVGLDIDEGADMVMIKPGLPYLDIIYRVKQTFGMPTFAYHVSGEYAMLKAAVQNNWLKEEQVVLETLLAFKRAGADGILTYYAKQAAKWLK
- the dnaQ gene encoding DNA polymerase III subunit epsilon codes for the protein MERVIVLDTETTGIEPSEGHRIIEIGCTEIVDRQITENNEYHKYIQPSRNVGDSVRIHGITDKFLTDKPKFEAIVKTFLTYIEGATLIIHNAPFDLAFLNHELKLIDINERIEDKCSIIDSLELSKQQRPGTLHNLDSLCRRFKIDSSARTVHGALLDAKILAQVYLAMTGGQSTLFGNEETANEQANSTNNIIRVERAIGKIKVVYANEQELAAHTNYFEKI
- the acs gene encoding acetate--CoA ligase, whose product is MYPIIKPSKPPICDEATYELMYQNSIDDSDSFWAQQAKAFLDWDKDWTQVSNVDYTKGQIEWFKGGELNVAYNCIDRHLPKRANQTTIIWESDDPEVSQYITYQQLHDEVAKLSNGLKALGVEKGDRICIYMPMILQTSYAMLACARIGAIHSVVFAGFSPEALKDRILDSECKIVITADEGMRGGKATALKTNVDQAVSECDCVDKVIVVKRTGGDVNWNDRDVWYHDLVADVSAECPCESFDAETPLFILYTSGSTGKPKGVLHTSGGYLLYAAMTYQYVFDYQGGDVYWCTADVGWITGHSYIVYGPLANGATTLMFEGIPTYPDASRFWQVIDKHQVNSFYTAPTAIRALMGAGDRHVTNTSRSSLRILGTVGEPINPKVWEWYYHTIGKGKCPIVDTWWQTETGGHMITPLPYATALKPGSASKPFFGIEPQVVNEKGEILTGEAEGILVLARSWPGQMRTLYNNHQRFMEAYFFTFPGKYFAGDGVRRDADGYYWITGRVDDVLNISGHRLGTAEIESALVLHDGVSEAAVVGYPHDIKGQGIYAYVSIMNDVELTDEFKAELVKLVRREIGPIATVDKIQFASGLPKTRSGKIMRRILRKIAQNDYDNLGDISTLTEPKVVEDLIKNRVI
- the rpoZ gene encoding DNA-directed RNA polymerase subunit omega, coding for MARVTVEECLEHVENRFELVLVAAKRAHQLSSGGYKSLLDAGKDKPTVVALREIEAGLIDASILSETYEIEEQLSAQQKVADSAKMSEIEDELSTTVVDKVADKMTEIKQ